DNA sequence from the Bradyrhizobium diazoefficiens genome:
AGTAAGTTGTAGTTGCGTCTGATCAGGCCCCCCGTCACCTATCAAGCGCCCCAAGCGGTCCCCGTCAGTCGCCGCGTCTGACAGGGGCCGCTTTTTTTGGCCGCCCTCTCCTGTCAGCATGGCTGCAACGCCGGCAGGCGCTTGCCGCAGCATCGCACTGCGGTCACAATGGGGCCTGCTTTCCTCTGACAGGGCCTCCCATGGAAATTCGTAACCTCGGCGGCTCCGGCCTGCGCGTGTCGGCGGTCGGGCTCGGCTGCAATAATTTCGGCCAGCGCACCGATCTGGAGACCTCGCGCAAGGTGATCCATCGCGCGATCGATCTCGGTATCACGCTGTTCGACACCGCTGACATCTATGCCGGCCAGGGCGGTTCGGAGACGGTGCTCGGCACCGTGCTCGGCGACCGCCGCAAGGACATCGTGCTCGCCACCAAATATTCCAAGCCGATGGCCGCCGACGGCACCAAGCAGGGCGCCTCGCGCCGCTACATCATGAACGCGGTCGAGGCCAGCCTGACGCGGCTCAAGACCGACTATATCGATCTCTACCAGCAGCACGACTATGATCCGCTGACTCCGATGGAAGAGACATTGCGCGCGCTCGACGATCTCGTCCGCCAGGGCAAGGTCCGCTATATCGGCCATTCCAACTTTCCGGCGTGGCGCATCGCCGAAGCCGAGTTCACCGCGCGCGCGATGAATGTCAGCCGCTTCGTCTCGGCGCAGGACGAGTACAGCCTTCTCGTCCGCGACATCGAGAAGGATTTGCTGCCGGCCGCGCAGGAATACAAGCTCGGCCTCTTGCCCTTCTTCCCGCTGGCGAGCGGCCTACTTACCGGCAAATACCAGCGCGGCGCAGCTGCCCCCGCCGACACGCGCTTTGGCAAGGCACCGGCATTGCGCGACCGCTACGTCACGCCGCGCAACGAGGACATCGTCGAGAAGCTCCAGGCCTTTGCGAAGGCGCGCGGACATTCGATGCTCGAGCTCGCCTTCTCCTGGCTCGCCGCGCGCCCGCAGGTGTCGAGCGTAATCGCCGGCGCCACCCGCGTCGAGCAGGTCGAGCAGAACGTCAAGGCGATCGCCTGGCAGCTCAGCGCGGATGACCTTGCCGAGATCGATGAGATCACCAAGGGCTGATCGTTTGCGACGCGGCGCTACTTCGCGCCGCGCCCGACCGTCTGCATCACTTCAAAACCCTCGAACTGGGGATGACCGAGATACAGCGGCTTGTTGTCGCCGGCCTTGTGATGGGCAGCACGAAAAGCCTCCGACTTGGTCCACGCCTCGAACGCGGAGTGATTGGCCCACACCGTGTGCGAGGCGTACAGCGTGTGGTCTTCAAGCTCGGGGCCGCGCAGCAGATGGAATTCGACGAAGCCCGGCACTGTGTCGAGATGAGTGTCGCGCGACAACCAGACCTGCTCGAAAGCGGCTTCGGAGCCCTTGGCGACGCGGAAGCGATTCATGGCGATGTACATGACTTTGTCTCTCCTGACGCTCAGGCAATCATGTCGTCATTCCGGGACGCGCCGCAAGGCGCGGGCCCGGAATCCATTTTGCGACAAAGCCCGGTGATGAATAGATTCGGGCTCGCGCCAAGAGGCGCGCCCCGGAATGACGGCGTTTGTGGGTTAGACAACCAACCCCTTCATCGGCCTTGCGTTTGCACTGTCGGGGAACACCCGCTGTGCTAGCACCTGATCCGACAGGCCGAACTGGCTCTGCAGCACGCCCTTGATCACGGAGCGCAGGTCGGTGGTCGGCTTGAGGTCGCGGGCCTCATAGAGGTTGGCGGGCTTGAGGCCGGGCCAGTCCGAGATGACGCGGCCGCCTTTCACGGCGCCGCCGGCGAGCAGCGCGATCGTTCCCGTGCCGTGGTCGGTGCCGTCGGTGCCGTTGATGCGCGCGGTGCGGCCGAACTCCGTGGCGACGACGACGACGGTGTCGCGCCAGCGCTCGCCGAGACCGTTTTCGAATTCAACGAGAGCGCCGTCGAGACCGCCGAGTAGGAAGGCGAGACGTCCGACCGGACCGCCTTCGTTGGCATGCGTATCCCAACCGTCAAAGGCGAGCGCGGCAATGCGCGGACCGTCGTCGGCCGCCATCAGTTTTGCCGCGCCGCCCGCGACCTGCCGCATCTGCGCGACCGCGTTGCCGGGCTTCGGCTTCATGTCGTCGCCGCTTGCGGCTTTCTCCAACTGGAGGCCCTGCGACAGCGCCGAGGCCAAAGCGGGATCGCGGTGACGATAGAGATCGACCAGCCGCATCGCGGTGTCGTCGCCGGCCTGCGGCAGCGCGACCGGCGCCCAGCCGACGGTCGGCGCGTTGCCGCGCAGCACCAGCGGCGTGGTGGGACCGACCGCGAGACCGCTCGACACACGCTCGCCCCGCGGCAGCGCTTCGAGCGCGCGGTTGAGCCAGCCGGACTGCACGCGGCCCGGACCCGCATAGCCGCTCTCGAGGACGTCCTGGCCGTCGAAATGCGAGCGATCGCGATAAGACGTTGCGACGGCATGAATCACCGCGGCATGCTGGGCGCGATACATGCGCGCAAATTCCGGCATCGCCGGATGTAGAGCGAAGAAAGAGTCGAGCTTGGTCGCGGGATGCGCACCATCTACGGCAAGCGCGATCGAGCCGTGCAGGCCGGCATAATCGGGATCGCCGATCGGCGCGACGGTCGCGAGCCCGTCGAGCGCGCCGCGCAGGATCACCACGACCAGCCTGGGATCGCGTCCGTCGGCCGCGCGCGCGAACTTCGGCAAATAGGCCCAGGCCGCAAACGAGGCGCCGCCGAGCAGAAGACCGCGGCGCGAGGTGAGGAGCCGGTTTTCGACGCAGTCGATCATCTTCATCTCCTCTGCAATTCCGGCGACATCAAGAGCAGCGCCAGCGCCTGCTGGCGCGATTCGGCACGCTCGATGGTCCGCCGTGTTTCGACTGACGCCGCCTCTCCTGCGGCGAACTCCAGGAGGTCGAGCGGATCGATGTTCGGCCCGAGCCGCGCGCCCATTTGTGAAGCGATGTCGAGCCGGAGCTTCATGCCTTCGGGCGCGGCCCAGGCCGCGGCGGTGTCGGGGAAACCGTTGGGTCCCGCCGGTGCCCATAAGGGTTGGCCGAGCAGGTTCAGACCGTTGAGATAGGGACCAGGATCCTCGGGCACGCGGGCGAGCAGCCGGCCGCTCGCGACCAGGAAATCGTAAGGCGAGCGCATCTTGGTCAGCGGCGCCTGCCAGGCCTCGTTGGAATCAACCAGCGCTATGGCCAACGCCTTGAGATCGCCATCGGTCCTGACAAAGACATCGCGCAACCGCGCCACCAGCGCCGGCGGCGGATCGTCGGCCACAAAGTGCCTGACGAATTTGGTGGCGATGAAATTCGCCGTCGAAGGATGGCGCGCGATGTCGGCGAGCGCAGCCTCGCCCTGCGCAAGGCCGGTCGCTTCATAGGTTTTGCCGAGCAGAACCTGCGGCCCAGGCTGGTGCGCATTGGCGTTGAAGGCGAAGGAGCCGGGCGCCCCGAGTTGCCCTTTCCGGCCGGCAAAGGTCCAGCCGGTGATGATGCGCGCGAGCGAGGTGACGTCGCCTTGCGTATAGCCGCCGCCGACGCCGAGCGTATGCAGCTCCATGATCTCGCGCGCCAGATTCTCGTTCAGCCCGCGCTTGCGGTTTTGGCCGGCACGCGAGTCCGGCCCGAGCGATTGCTGGTTGTCGAGGAAGAACAGCATTGCCGGATGCTGCTCCACGGCCTTCAGCATATCCGCGAAACGCCCGAGCACATGCGGGCGGATCGCCTCGCGCTCGAACGCGCCGGCCCACATCCGCGCCAGCTCGCCCTTGGTTGCAGAGATGCAGAAATGATTGGACCAGAACGCGACGAGCCGCTCGGTAAAGCCGCAATCGACCATCATCGCGCGCTGCAACCGTGCGAGCGCCTCGGCGCGAAACGTTTTCTGGATCACGTTGAGCGGTTGCGACGGTTTTGCAGCAGCCGGCGCGGCTGCGGTCGGCTGCATCGCGTCGGGCTTCGTTGCGCTGTCGGCCGGCTTTGCCTCGGCCATCTGGCCGGCGATCTCGGTCGCGACGGTGTTCAGTGAGAGATTGCGGCGCAATCTGCTGTCCGCCTTCTGATCGGTCGGCGCGTGAACCGGCGGCGCCTCGATGGGCGCGGCGGCCTTCGCCGCCTCGCGCGCCTGCTTGACCTGATCCTGATAGGCAAACACAGCCTGGCCGAGCTGCGGCGTCGACTGCAGGCCCGGCGCCTCCAGCAGCACGCCATAGGGGCGCGCCAGTTCCGCCTTCACGAATCCCCTGGGATCGGAGGCCGCGTTGATGAGATCGCCGGAGGCGCCGCCGCGGCCGCCGAAGCCGAAGCGGTTCAGCGCGACAAGGGCGCCTTGCGAATCGCGGGCCATCGATATGTCCTCCGCGCGGTGCCAACCGCTTCCCTGGCCGCTGCGCGGCGCCTAATATACTGCAGCCGGAGATGAACCCGACATGAAAATGACGGCGAAGCTTTTGCGTAAATCATGACAAATCCGCAAGGAATCACGCTCACGCAACCGGCCCCGCGCCGCCTCGCCTGTTCCCGATGCGGCACCGAGTTCGGCTGCGAATTGTCGGGCAATTGCTGGTGCGCAGAGGAGACGGCCAAACTGCCGATGCCGGTCAAGAGCGAGGATTGCCTCTGCCGGGAATGTTTACGCAAGGCGGCGGCGGAGGCAGTATCGTAGGGGAGGCAAAGCGACTTGTCCGCCATAGCTCACAGAGCGACGGCGGAAGCGTGCCCACCATTTTCATTGCGTGGGTGGAGAGATAGTGGGTACGGCGCTTTGCGCCTTTGCCCACCCGAAACTCACACCGCATGCCCCGGCGATTTCCGCGCCATGCCATCGAACGCATCGAGCAGCTTTTCGCGCCACGCATAGACCGGATCGTCGGCTTCCAGCAGCTTGAACGGGCTCACCACGCGCGCCCACTGGAAACCGCCGAACACGATGTAGTCCGCATAGTTTGGCGTACTGCCGCCGATGAAGGGCTGCGTCTTGAGCGTCTGCCGCATCACCTCCAGCGATTTGCGGAACGCAACGATGCCGGCCTCGCGGCTCGCCTGGACCTCTTCGAGGCTCTTGCCGAACCGCGCCTCGCGCGAGGCGCGGAAATAGGCGGCGTCGACCTCAGCCAGATTCTTGGGGATGTCGGCGATAATCAGCGGAAAGATGCCGCCGACGATGGCGATGTCGCCCCACGCGTTGAGCATGCGCGCCATAGCGCGGCCGCCCTCGCCGCCGAACAGCGACGGCCGATCCGGAAACTCGTCTTCGAGATAGTTCGCGATTGCCCAGGAATCGACCACCGGCTTGTCTTGATGCAAGAGCACCGGCACCTTCTCCGAGCCGTGCGGCGCGATTGCGTTCTTCTCGGTAAAGCGCCACGGCAGCGATTCCGCGGAGAGGCCCTTGTGCGCCAGCGCCATCCGCGTGCGCCAGCAATACGGGCTGAAGGGACGCGAGGCGTCGGTGCCGACGAGTTCGAAGAGTTTGAGTGACATGCAGGAGTTCCGTCATTGCGAGCGCAGCGAAGCAAATCCAGCCTGCCGCTGCGGAGACATTCTGGAGCGCTTCGCCGCCGCTCGCAATGAGGATGTCGCCGCAAGCATGATCTCGCCGCCCGGCGTCGCTGCAGGCACGTGCCTTCAGGCGCGATGTGACATTCGAGGTACACGCAATGCGCGAAAACCTTGGTATGAAAGCCCGAGATTTATCGTTTGGAGCTTCCCAATGACACGACTTGGCTTTTCGCAACTTGCGGTCTTCGCTGTTATCGGCGGGATGGCGTCGGCCACCACCGCAT
Encoded proteins:
- a CDS encoding DUF1800 family protein → MARDSQGALVALNRFGFGGRGGASGDLINAASDPRGFVKAELARPYGVLLEAPGLQSTPQLGQAVFAYQDQVKQAREAAKAAAPIEAPPVHAPTDQKADSRLRRNLSLNTVATEIAGQMAEAKPADSATKPDAMQPTAAAPAAAKPSQPLNVIQKTFRAEALARLQRAMMVDCGFTERLVAFWSNHFCISATKGELARMWAGAFEREAIRPHVLGRFADMLKAVEQHPAMLFFLDNQQSLGPDSRAGQNRKRGLNENLAREIMELHTLGVGGGYTQGDVTSLARIITGWTFAGRKGQLGAPGSFAFNANAHQPGPQVLLGKTYEATGLAQGEAALADIARHPSTANFIATKFVRHFVADDPPPALVARLRDVFVRTDGDLKALAIALVDSNEAWQAPLTKMRSPYDFLVASGRLLARVPEDPGPYLNGLNLLGQPLWAPAGPNGFPDTAAAWAAPEGMKLRLDIASQMGARLGPNIDPLDLLEFAAGEAASVETRRTIERAESRQQALALLLMSPELQRR
- a CDS encoding glutathione S-transferase family protein, which codes for MSLKLFELVGTDASRPFSPYCWRTRMALAHKGLSAESLPWRFTEKNAIAPHGSEKVPVLLHQDKPVVDSWAIANYLEDEFPDRPSLFGGEGGRAMARMLNAWGDIAIVGGIFPLIIADIPKNLAEVDAAYFRASREARFGKSLEEVQASREAGIVAFRKSLEVMRQTLKTQPFIGGSTPNYADYIVFGGFQWARVVSPFKLLEADDPVYAWREKLLDAFDGMARKSPGHAV
- a CDS encoding antibiotic biosynthesis monooxygenase, producing the protein MYIAMNRFRVAKGSEAAFEQVWLSRDTHLDTVPGFVEFHLLRGPELEDHTLYASHTVWANHSAFEAWTKSEAFRAAHHKAGDNKPLYLGHPQFEGFEVMQTVGRGAK
- a CDS encoding aldo/keto reductase, yielding MEIRNLGGSGLRVSAVGLGCNNFGQRTDLETSRKVIHRAIDLGITLFDTADIYAGQGGSETVLGTVLGDRRKDIVLATKYSKPMAADGTKQGASRRYIMNAVEASLTRLKTDYIDLYQQHDYDPLTPMEETLRALDDLVRQGKVRYIGHSNFPAWRIAEAEFTARAMNVSRFVSAQDEYSLLVRDIEKDLLPAAQEYKLGLLPFFPLASGLLTGKYQRGAAAPADTRFGKAPALRDRYVTPRNEDIVEKLQAFAKARGHSMLELAFSWLAARPQVSSVIAGATRVEQVEQNVKAIAWQLSADDLAEIDEITKG
- a CDS encoding DUF1501 domain-containing protein, giving the protein MIDCVENRLLTSRRGLLLGGASFAAWAYLPKFARAADGRDPRLVVVILRGALDGLATVAPIGDPDYAGLHGSIALAVDGAHPATKLDSFFALHPAMPEFARMYRAQHAAVIHAVATSYRDRSHFDGQDVLESGYAGPGRVQSGWLNRALEALPRGERVSSGLAVGPTTPLVLRGNAPTVGWAPVALPQAGDDTAMRLVDLYRHRDPALASALSQGLQLEKAASGDDMKPKPGNAVAQMRQVAGGAAKLMAADDGPRIAALAFDGWDTHANEGGPVGRLAFLLGGLDGALVEFENGLGERWRDTVVVVATEFGRTARINGTDGTDHGTGTIALLAGGAVKGGRVISDWPGLKPANLYEARDLKPTTDLRSVIKGVLQSQFGLSDQVLAQRVFPDSANARPMKGLVV